One genomic region from Magallana gigas chromosome 3, xbMagGiga1.1, whole genome shotgun sequence encodes:
- the LOC136273949 gene encoding N-acetylglucosamine-1-phosphodiester alpha-N-acetylglucosaminidase-like isoform X1 yields MTDFWILLFLAHCCIDCKGYLNPIDPQCDTHGGKEKKCCADYRTIGDKCHACYNSFGPECVRPCPLGFHGIQCSEKCRCDICNASTGECSKKTTTTENRAKDFFRYERSRSGEILWLPILLGVFASVGSLAAVLFFMNLRERRNTQDPNTQGQEQSNYVKELYLPRVYDQLRIDDRSPVYCDVIESEEDKTPNIYTECVRSCVL; encoded by the exons ATGAcagatttttggattttactTTTTCTTGCTCACTGTTGCATCGATTGTAAGGGATATTTAAATCCTATTGACCCGCAGTGCGATACTCATGGAGG aaaagaaaaaaaatgttgtgccGACTATAGAACAATCGGAGATAAATGTCATG CATGCTATAACTCCTTTGGTCCGGAATGTGTTAGACCGTGTCCTCTAGGATTTCATGGAATACAATGCTCAGAGAAATGTCGGTGTGACATTTGCAACGCCTCAACCGGGGAATGCTCAAAGAAGACAACTACAACAG aaaacagGGCCAAGGATTTTTTCCGGTATGAAAGAAGCCGATCTGGAGAAATATTATGGCTGCCTATTTTGCTGGGAGTATTTGCAAGCGTGGGATCTTTAGCTGCTGTGCTGTTTTTTATGAATCTGAGAGAAAG GCGTAATACCCAGGATCCAAATACCCAAGGCCAGGAGCAGTCTAACTATGTCAAAGAATTGTACCTACCACGTGTATACGATCAACTAAGAATAGACGATAGGTCCCCTGTGTACTGTGACGTCATTGAGAGTGAAGAAGACAAAACACCAAATATCTATACAGAGTGTGTGAGATCATGCGTCCTTTAA
- the LOC136273949 gene encoding uncharacterized protein isoform X2 → MEACYNSFGPECVRPCPLGFHGIQCSEKCRCDICNASTGECSKKTTTTENRAKDFFRYERSRSGEILWLPILLGVFASVGSLAAVLFFMNLRERRNTQDPNTQGQEQSNYVKELYLPRVYDQLRIDDRSPVYCDVIESEEDKTPNIYTECVRSCVL, encoded by the exons ATGGAGG CATGCTATAACTCCTTTGGTCCGGAATGTGTTAGACCGTGTCCTCTAGGATTTCATGGAATACAATGCTCAGAGAAATGTCGGTGTGACATTTGCAACGCCTCAACCGGGGAATGCTCAAAGAAGACAACTACAACAG aaaacagGGCCAAGGATTTTTTCCGGTATGAAAGAAGCCGATCTGGAGAAATATTATGGCTGCCTATTTTGCTGGGAGTATTTGCAAGCGTGGGATCTTTAGCTGCTGTGCTGTTTTTTATGAATCTGAGAGAAAG GCGTAATACCCAGGATCCAAATACCCAAGGCCAGGAGCAGTCTAACTATGTCAAAGAATTGTACCTACCACGTGTATACGATCAACTAAGAATAGACGATAGGTCCCCTGTGTACTGTGACGTCATTGAGAGTGAAGAAGACAAAACACCAAATATCTATACAGAGTGTGTGAGATCATGCGTCCTTTAA